Part of the Deltaproteobacteria bacterium genome is shown below.
AAAAGGACGCCAGCGGTAATATTTGAACTATCGGGGACAATCCAAATGGAAGGCCATAACTCTAAAATAAGATCAGTAAAATTCAAGCCTCGCTAAAGAAACCTGGCATGAACATTAGGGCGTTATTCAGTTAAGAAATAATTTGTTCTGATTTAATAATTAACCTGTCAAACTGATATCAAAGGAGCGGACCTATCCCCTTAAATATAATAATCCAGAGATGTTTAATGATGACATATCACCCAATCTGAAAAACATTGATCCTCAGTCTCCTGTCTCAAAAACGTTTTATAATCATCCACACTTTAACCTAACAGGGGGGAAAATTGGAAAATACAAATCCGGTCCAGTTCATGGATCTTACATTTCGGGATGGTCACCAGTCTCTTTTTGCCACGCGGATGCGGACAGAAGATATGATTCCCATTGCCCAGGAGATGGACCAGGTTGGATTCTGGGCCATGGAGGTCTGGGGCGGGGCCACCTTCGACACCATGCATCGTTTCTTGGGGGAAGACCCCTGGGAGCGACCGCGCATTTTGAAGCAGTATATTAAGAAGACGCCTTTTGCCATGCTCTTGCGCGGCCAGAACCTGGTCGGCTACAGGCATTATGCGGACGACGTTGTTCGCGCCTTTGTAGATAAAGCATGTGAGGTCGGGATAGATGTTTTCCGTGTTTTTGATGCCCTCAACGACTTGAGAAACTTCAAGACCGCGGTGGAGGTCATCAAAAAAAACGGCAAGCACTTTCAGGGAGCCATCTGTTTTTCACTAACAGAACCCAGAATGGGTGGGCCCATTTTTCATATCCAGTACTACCTGGACAAGGCCAAGGCCCTTGAAGACATGGGGGCTGATACGATTTGTATCAAGGATATGGCGGGGATGCTTTCCCCGTATGATGCGTATGACCTGATCAAGGCCCTTAAAGAAACGGTTCAAGTCCCGATCCACCTCCACACCCACTTCACCTCTGGCATGGCCGATATGTGCTATATCAAGGCCATCGAAGCCGGGTTGGACCTGCTGGACACATGCCTGGCGCCTTTTGCCTTGCGCTCCTCTCATGCAGCCATAGAACCTCTGGTTGTCACCCTCCAGGGGACGCCGCGGGACCCGGAGCTTGATCTGGAGCGGCTGGTAAAATTGGGAGAATATCTGGAATCTATTGCTCCTAAATATATTGATTTACTTAATAAAAGCCGTATCTCCGTCATAGATATCGGCGTGCTTAAACATCAGATTCCAGGCGGCATGATCTCGAATCTGGTAAATCAGCTCAAAGAAGCGAATGCCTTGGCTCGGCTTAGCGAAGTCTATGCCGAGCTCCCTCAGACGCGGGAGGATTTGGGCATGCCTCCGCTGGTGACGCCTACTTCTCAAATTGTTGGGGTACAGGCCGTGCTCAATGTCCTTTTTGGCCGCTACAAAATGATCACCAACCAGGTGAAAGACCTGTGCTTCGGCCTTTATGGCCGGACGCCCGCCGAAATTAACCCGGAAGTGCAGGCCAAGGCGCTGAAAGGCTATAAACACGGACAGACACCGATTACCGGGCGGCCGGGCGATTTTTTGGAGCCGGAACTGGACAAGATTAAAGCAGATGCCGGGGACCTCATCAAAACTGAGGAGGACCTTCTTACCTGCGCTCTCTATCCCACTACAGGCAAGGAGTTTCTCAAAAAGAAGTACGCCCACTAATCGCCATTTCGGTGAGGTGATTCACGACGCCTTGCGCCTGATCTGTTCATTGCATTGACTAATCTTGCGGCTTTATGTTAGATACGAAGTGGTACGAGGATGGTTTCTTAAGAAGTATTGCCAGGCTGAACTTATAAGGCGAACTATTCAGGCAGGCTGGGGAGGAAAAAGCAGACTTACAGTCAAGGGGCCACCTTGTCAGGACCTTAGATTTCTGATTAGCGATTAATTAGGGCAATATTTTTTATTAAAATTTGGAACATGGCCTCGGCCTTCCTGGGGTCTGGGTCAAATCAAAGGGCGACTGTTCAGTCGCTCAATTGATAATTTATATAGGAACAACCGGTTAGTTTGGAAGAATTTAAAATCAGGGTCAGCCCTTTTTGCGGCCCTGTGGCTGTGCTTCACCTTACTAACCAAATATCGCCCCTCATTCAGGGATGAGTTTCTATGGGTGAAAGCACTATGCTTTATGGTCACTCGGCCAGGGAGAAACTCAAATTACAGACCAGGTTAAAGTGAAGATTAAATCATGGCAAGCAAACCTTCATGGCAATATTACACTGAGTTACGAGAAATGTCCCGCATTCGCGCCTTGGCGGAATCTGTCTTCAATGGCCGGAACGCCAAGGGCGGGCCCAGAGTCATCTCTGCTGCCGAAGTTTACGAGTTGGCTTGCCAGATGCCCTGGGTGACGGTGACCGATCTGCCTATTCATGAAGAAGCGATAAAACGTCTGGGGCTCCCGGCTGGCGCCATGGTCATCAATGACAATCACGGCGGTACGGTGGGCCGTTCGGCTGAGGCGCGTGTTTTTTATAACCAGGTGAGTAAATCCGAGCAGGATGCCCTGGAGCTTTTGCTGCGGGAGGCCGTTTACGGGCTGCAGCGGGATTATGAGCTGATCATCTGTGACGGGGTTATCGGGACCCATCCCGAGATGATGCTCAAGGCGCGGCTGATCGCGCCGGTTGAGGACGCTTCCACCATGTTCAACTGGATGGCCAACTTCCAGCCCCTGGATTCTATTCCGGAGTATGAAGGCTCCAGATTGCGCGACATTCCGGACATCCTGTTCGTGGCTTACCCGGAATGGAAATCCGACGATCCACGCTGGGCGCGGGGCTGCGTGGTCGTGGATGAACTCCACATGACCATTTTCAATCTCGGTCTGCGGTACTTTGGGGAACGAAAAAAAGGCACCCTGACCATGGCCTGGACCGCGGGTATGAAACTCGGGGCGGTCGCGGCTCACGGCGGCATCAAGGAGATTGACTTCTCCGGGTGCAAGGGATTTGAATCGCGAGGCAAGCAGGTCATTGCTTTTTACGGCCTTTCCGGTTCTGGCAAGTCCGCGCACTCCAATTCCCTGGACAACGAAGGCACCCTGCCTCAAGGCTTCAAAAGGCGTATCGCCCATGATGACGCCTTCCAGATAGACTATAAGAACAGGAAATGCTACGTCTGGGAGCCATCTTTATTCGATAAGACCGACGCCCGGGAGCTGGATCACCCGGACTGGAAATACTGTATCTCCACCCAGAACATGCTGATCGTCGAGGTGGATGGCAAGATTCTGCCTTATGGCCAAGACACCAGGAATAACAACGGGCGGGCCATATTCGTCCGGGAACTCCTGGGCGAGACCACCAATGTGATCGGCTTTCCCAATGCCCTCGGCTGGCTCATGAAGGACACGACCCTGCCGCCGGTCATAAAGATCGTCGATCTGGCGCTCTCCGTGGCCATGGGCGCCACGCTCATGACCAAACGCACCCCGGCCGAGAATGTCACTGAAGAGGAAATGGCCAGGCTGGTCTTTGTCCCCTTTGCCAACCCCTTCCGGGTTTATGAGCTTTACCGGGACTGTGAAGGTTACGAGGAGGTTTTTAAGTCCGGGTGCGAATGCTATGTCTGGACCGGCGGCGGCTTCGGGTTCTGGGACACCTCGGCTGAAGATACCAAACCCATCCCGCTCAAGACCTCCCTGACCTTACAGACGGCCATCCTGACCGATGTCCTCGAGTGGGAAGATTGGGACCTCCTCCCGGGGGCCCAGATTCCGACCAGAGAGACCGTGGACAAGATCCTTCCCGGTTACTACGACCAGTATAACCCGGCCCATGTGAAAAATAAGGAACAGTACCGTGCCACCCTGAGAGACCGGTTCCTTCAGCGAATTGACTTTCTTAAAAACAGCGACGTCGCCGAAAAGCCGGACCTGCTTGACCGCCTGGTCAAGGCGCTGGAAATCAAGGCTTAAGTTAAGGTATAAAACAGGAGCGCTGGCTGGTCTGAGGCTCTGGCCTGTTTAGCACCGACCGCAAGAAAAACATGGTACTGCGAGGCGGTGAGAACATCTATTCGGCCAAGGTGGAGGAGGCGCTTTACAAGCATCCTGCCGTTTCCGAGGCAGCTGTGGTTTGAGAAGGAGGAACGAATGAAACTGAAAGAAAAGGTGGCCTTAATCACCGGAGCGGCCCGAGGCATCGGCCGTGCCCATGCCTTCCGCCTGGCCCGTCTCGGAGCGGACATCGTGATCAATGACATCAATCTCAAGTCCTATGAGGAGTTTGATGAGGAAATCACGGCCGACTCGGTCATGGACGAGGTGCGCCGCCTGGGTGTTGAGTGTATCGGCCTGGAGGCTGACGTGGGCCAGAAGGATGAGGCTGAGGCCATGGTGCGGCGAGCCGTGGAAGAGTTCGGCCATGTGGACATTCTGGTCAACAACGCCGGCGGTCTGGCGGGCAGCGTGGCTGAGAGCTTTGCCGCTTCTGTTTCTGAAGAGGACCTCAGGGCCACCCTGGACCGAAACCTGATGGGCACGATTTACTGCTGCCAGGCCGTGGCCGAGCACATGAAGGCCCGCAAATGGGGCCGCATTGTCAACACCTCCTCCCAGGCGGGTCTGCGCGCCCAGCCCGGCGGGGTGTACGCCTCATACGGAGCGGCCAAGGCCGGAGTGATCGCTTACACCAGATACCTGGCCCAGGAACTGGGACCGTACGGCATCACCGTGAACTGCATCGCCCCGGCTTACGTGCGCACCGAACGGCTGTGGCGCCAGTCCTTCAGCCAGGTCAAGGATGTGGGTACAGAGCTGCGGGTGCCGCTGGGTCGTCTGGCCGAACCGGATGATAACTCCAAGGTGGTGGAATTCTTTGTGACCGACCTCGGAGACTACGTCACCGGCCAGTGCCTCAGCGTCTGCGGCGGCGCGGTCAACTTTTGAGGAGGCGCAGTTCGTAAAGATCATCCCGGCGCTGCTTCAGCAAAGGCAGCCGGGATCGGATATCCTTGATTCTTTCCGGGTCAACCTCTACCACACCCACACCTTCGGCCTCTTCGAGATTGACAAGCACCTCGCCAAAGGGGTCAACCATCATGGTATGGCCCCAGGATTGATAGGATGAACCAGGTGGAGCGGTGCCGGATACCCCGGCGACATAAATGGTATTCTCCACGGCCCGCGCCCGCAGGGACAGCTCCCAGTGCGCCGGTCCTGAGACGTTATTGAATGCCCCGGGCAAGACCACAAATTCCGCTCCGACCAGGGCCATGAGCCGAAAAATCTCAGGGAAGCGAACGTCATAGCAGACCGCGATCCCTAAGCGCATTCCCAGAATATCCAGAACTGTTATCTTCTCTCCAGGTGAAAGCACGGTTGACTCGTGAAAGGAGACACCGCCCGGGAGGTCAACATCGAAGAGGTGGACCTTGCGATGGGCGGCCTGGAGATTCCCCTGCCTGTCCCAGAGTGTGGCCGTGTTGTAAAGGCGGCCTTCTTGGTTTCTTTCAGGCAGAGAACCACCAAGGATATACAAATCGAGCTTTTCAGCCCAGCCCCTCAGCAACTGGCAGGTGCGGCCCTCCGGGATCGGCTCTGCATACTCGGGGAAGAGTTCAAGCTCATAAGGGCAGATGAACATCTCGGGCAGAACCGCCAGGTCGGCTTCTTCTGCCTTGGCCTGCTCGAGCAGGCTTTCAACGATGGCCACATTTTCGGACCAATCGGGCTTGATCTGGTACTGGATCAAAGCCAGTTTAATCTTACGCTCCATATGATCTCCGTGAATGCGTACTTTGAGTTATCAAGTCTATCATCACAAACAGTGACCAGTCAAAATTACGGCTTTTTTACATTTTTGGCAGGGAATTATGAAGATAATCCATTTTTTTATAAAGGTTTTCTCGATTTTTACCGATTTTTCAATTGAAAAAAACTAGTTATTGAATTAATAATATAGAGTAGTTCTCCGAATGTCATCATGATTTGAAGATATTAAGCTAAATAACCTGCGGAGGTTACTGATGTTGACAAGATTTTTACTTGCTTATCGAAGGTATTCTCTGATGTTTTTCCTTTTTCTATTGGCATCCAGTCTATTTTTATGTTCAGGCCCTGGCTGGGCGTTAGCTGCTGAGGAAACAGGCCACGTTTTTACCCTCAAGGAAAGTGTAGCCATAGTCCTGGAGAGGAGTCTGAAGTTATTGTCCGCGTCCCAGAGCGTAGAAGGGGCCAAATGGAAAAAAGATGAGGCCTCGACCAGATTCTTGCCGAAGTTTAACGCTACCTATACCTACACGCTTTTGGACGAGACCCCCACCACATCCTCGTTATCGTTTGAGGATGTGATTCTATTTCCAGGGACGCCTTATAGTACAACTTTAACATTACCTACGGGTATGAGCACGCGGCAGGTGGGCTCCAGAGACAACTGGCAGCTGAAGCTGACTCTGACTCAGCCGATCTTCACCGGCTTCGCCCTGACCACGGCCTATGAACTGAGCAAACTTGGAGTCAATATAGCCGAGATCTCCCTGGCCCAGACAAGGCTGGATATAATCCTCCAGGTGAAACAGGCCTATTTCAATATCCTCCAGGCCCAGAAGGTGGCCAAGGTGGCCATTCAGGCGGTCAAGCAGCGGGAAGCGCATTTAAATGTGGCTCGTAATTATTACGAGGTCGGCATGATCGCGAAAAATCAGGTCCTTCAGGCTGAAGTCCTGGTGGCTGAAGCGGTCCAATCCAGAATCAAGGCTGAAAATGCGATTTTATTGGCAAAAGCCAGTTTCAACACCCTGCTGCGCCGCCCTCTGGAGGCCCCCCTCGAGGTCGAAGACATATTGACCTATAAACCATTTCCGCATGATCTTAAATACTGCTTTGAACGCGCCATAGATCGTCGGCCGGAGATCGAGGCTGTTCAGGAAAGTATCAAGATTAATGAACAGAATGTTCGCCTGTCCAAGGCTGGTCATTACCCGACTGTAACTGTTTTGGCCAATCACTACTGGAAGGGGGACACCTGGAAGGTCCAGGGTAGCCCGTACATGGATGACTATACCTCCTGGGATGTCACGGCTGTACTTTCGTGGAATTTCTGGACCTGGGGCCAGGTCTCGGATCAGGTGAAATACAAGCGCACCGAGCTGACCAAGGCGCATAATACCCTGATTCAGGTCAAGGATGGGATCGCCCTGGAGGTCAAGAGCAGTTTTCTTTCCTTAAAAGAGGCGGAAAAAAATATCGCCGTGGCCCGTAAGGCCATTGAGCAGGCTGAAGAGAATTATCGTATGAGTCAGGAGCGCTATCGTGAACAGGTAGCCACCTCGGCGGAGGTCACGGACGCAGAGACCTTGCTGACCGCGGCCCGGCGCAATTATTATAGCGCCCTTTACGATTATAACTTCGCCTGGGCCAAGCTGGAGCGGGCCATGGGCCTGGGGCGGGACAAAATTTAGGAAAATTAATAAAATAGTCTTTAATAGAAAGGGAGAAAAAGTTAGCCGGGTGAATTTTTTAGGGTCAGCGGCTGGCCATCAACGAATCAAATTGCGGCCATGATTCAACTCTATCATCTGACCAAGGTCTACCCCGGTGGTAAGGTGGCCCTTGACGATATCTCCTTCAAGGTCGCCAAAGGAGAGTTCATTTTTATCGCCGGGCCTAGCGGGGCGGGAAAAACAACGCTCGTCAAGCTGATCATGTGTGAGGAGAAGGCGACCCGGGGTCAGATCCTGGTGGACCGGCTCAATCTCCAGCGCATCCACCCGAACAAGATCCCCTATTTGCGCCGAAAAATCGGCGTTGTCTTCCAGGACTTTAAACTCATCTCCACCCGCACTGTCTTTCAGAATGTGGCCTTGCGCCTCGAAGCCCAGGGTGAAAGACGAAACTTTATTAATAAAAAAGTGCGGGTAATACTCAAGAATGTCGGGTTGGACGGCTTGGGTGAGGCTCACCCACCCCAGCTTTCTGGAGGAGAACAGCAGCGCGTGGCCATTGCCCGTGCCATGGTCGGAGACCCGCTGATACTCCTGGCGGATGAGCCTACCGGCAACCTGGACATTGACTTGAGCCGAAATATCCTCGAACTGCTCCTGCAGATCAACAAGGGAGGAACCACCGTCCTCATGGCCACTCACAACCAGGGAATCCTTCAGGAAACCAATCAGCGCATCATCCGTCTGGACAGAGGTCGCCTGGTGGCCTGAAAGGAAGCGCCTTTGCATAAGCTCATCTACTTCACCAGGATCGCCTTTAGCAATACGGCTCAAAATCTATTCGTCAGTGTGGTCTCGGTGGGAACGCTTTCCCTTGCTCTTTTGACATTAAGCGCCTTTGTTCTTATCTACGCTAATGTTCAGAGCCTGATCAAGGCCTCTACTCAGGATCTTTCGGTTTCAGTTTATCTTGCTGACGGCGTGAGTCCGGCCCGCCTGGCTAAATTAAAGAACAGCCTCTCTGAAATGCCGCAAACCGTCAGCTTGAGTTACATCAGCAAGTCACAGGCCCTGGCTGACCTGAAGCGCCGGTTTGGAACTTACGGGAATCTGCTCGACGGGCTGGAAGAAAATCCTTTGCCAGCCTCACTCGAACTGGAACTCAAGCCCGAGTATAGATCTCAGGAGCAGATCAAAGCCCTGATCGAGCGGCTGAGAAGCTTCAACGGCGTGACCGACGTGGACTATGCCTGGGAGTGGGCGGATAAACTCTCAGGATTACTTAATTTTTTGAAGCTGTGCGGGTTCATCATCGGCGGGCTCCTGTTCCTGGCCACGGTTTTCATCGTATCCAATACCATCAAACTGACCTTGTATTCCCGCCAGGAAGAAATCTACATCATGCGACTTATTGGCGCCACCGAAGGTTTTATCAAGGCGCCGTTCTTTATCGAGGGTTTCCTGCAAGGTCTTGTGGGCGGGCTGCTGGCCCTGGTGACCCTCTTTCTCATCTTCAGCCTCCTTGTCTCCCGGATTAAATTTCCCCTGGGCCTTTCCGCGGTTCATCTCACCTTTCTCTCCTCAGCCGTGTCCTGGGCCCTGGTCGGTTCCGGAATTTTTTTAGGGGTCCTGGGCAGTGTGGTCTCTTTACGGAGGTTTTTACGCTGATGAGGACCAGGCTGAACAGCGTAATAATAATGATCCTGTTTATAATGGCCTTACTGCTGTCTGGCCCTTCTTACGGGATTCAGGCCGAGCTCGAGGATGAGAAGCAGGGGCTCAAGGAGGTCAAGGAAGCCGAACGCCGGCTGCTGGATGAGCTGGACGAACTGACGCGTCGCGTCGAAGGGATCGAGACCTCTCTGGCTCAAATCCAGGATGAGATCGTTCAGCTTAAAAAATTGCTGCCTCTGGGAAAAAAGGAACTGCAGGCTCTCGAACGCTCCCAGGCCAGGCAGAAAGACTTTCTCTACCGCCGGCTCAGGGTCATCTACCGGCTCAGGGAAGGCGGCGTCATGCAGATCTTATTTAACGCCAGTTCCATCCCGGACTTTCTTCACCGCTATCGCTACCTGGCGTCCATCATTGCCCACGATGAATCAGCCCTGCGGGAGTATGACCGGCGCCGCCAAAGAATTAAGGCCAAGATGAACCAGATCAAGCTTCAGGAGATCAGGCTAAAGCAGCTTCTGGCCGACCTGAGGGCCGATAAAAAGAGGTTGATTCAGGTTCAGAACCAGAAAACAGCCTTTTTGATGAAGGTCCACCAGCGCAAGCAGACTTACCTGGCCCTGATTCGGGCCCGCGAAGCCTCACGGGAGCGGTTGATAAAAGAGGTGATTATCAGGCCGAAGGAGGACGTCTCCTCCCTGCCTTCCGCCTCGATTCCAGCCTCCCGGCCTGCTGAAAAACTCGGCTCAAGGCAGTGGCCTGACTTCGCCGCGCTCAAAGGCAAGCTCCCCAGGCCGGTTGGGGGCCGCATCAAAGATCACTTTGGCCGGAACCCCGGCCTGTTTGGGACTTACACCACCCGCCACGGGGTCACTATTCTCGCTTCGTCCGGAAGGCCTGTCAAGGCCGTTGCCAGAGGGGAGGTTATCTTTGCCAGCTGGCTCAAAGGCTATGGGAACGTGGTCATTATTAACCACGGCCGGCGTTACTACACGCTCACGGCCGGCATTACCCGCGTCAAGGCCGAGGTCGGCCAGTGGGTGAACCAGGGAGACTACCTCGGCCTGGTACCTTATGGTGGTAAAAAAAATAAAAAAGGCATATACTTGGAAATTAGACACCGAGGCAAAGCACTCAACCCAGGCGTCTGGCTGGGTTCGACCCTTGCTGCTCAGGAAAAGGTCAGGGAGAAATAAGATGCGCCATAAAACAAGTATACGAACGATTCTTCTCAGTTTCATCATCCTGGGAATCATTATCTTCCCTCTCGGTCCGGCCGTTGCGGATAATCGGGAAGACGTTTATGCCAAGATCAAAATTCTCAGCCGGGTCCTATACGAGATCCAGGAAAGATTTGTGGAGGAGAAAGAAGCTGAGGAGTTGATTTACGGGGCCATCAAAGGCATGGTCCAGACCCTGGACCCGCATTCTTCCTTTCTCACGCCTAGCGAGTTCAAGGACCTCCAGATGGAAACCCGAGGCAGCTTCACCGGCGTGGGCACAGAAATCACACTCAGAGACGGCGTCCTGACCGTAGTCGCACCCATTGACGGCACCCCGGCCTACAGGGCTGGCATCCAGAGCGGCGACGCCATCATCAAGATTGATGGAAAACCAACCAAAAACATGACCCTCCGGGAGGCGGTTAAGCTCATCCGGGGGCCGCGAGGCACAACCGTCGTCCTGACCGTGACCCGGAAAAGCGAATCAAAGCCCTTAGATATCGCTATCGTTCGAGACGTCATCCCCCTGCGCAGCGTTCGGTTCGAAACCCTGGAACAAGGCTATGGATACATGAGAATTAGCAACTTCCAGGCCAAAACGACCACCGAGGCCCGCAAGGCCCTGATCAAACTCCAGTCAGGCCCGGTGCCTCTCAAGGGTCTCATCATGGATCTGAGAAGCAACCCCGGAGGGCTTCTCGATCAGGCGGTCAAGGTTGCTGATCTTTTTCTTAAAAACGGATTGATCGTCTATACCAAGGGTCGAAGCAAACACCAGAATATGAAATTTAAGGCCAAGAAATCCATCGTTGTCGAGGACTATCCAATCGTCCTGATGGTGAATGAGGGTTCTGCCAGCGCCTCTGAAATACTCGCCGGGGCGCTCCAGGACCATAAGCGCGCCCTCATCCTCGGCGCCAGGACCTTTGGAAAGGCATCTGTTCAAACTATCATTTCCTTTTCTGACGGCTCAGGCCTGCGCTTGACCACGGCCCGGTACTACACACCCTCTGGCCGCTCGATACAGGCCGAAGGCATCGCCCCGGACGTGACTGTTGCCAGCCGCTTTAAAGGAAAAGTAATTCGAGAGAAGGATTTAAAAAAGCACCTCAAAGGGGAACATGAAATGGAGGCCGAAAAGGCCGATAAACCGGCTGAATCTGAGGTAGAAGAAGAGGCAGCGCCGAAGGAGAAGCCCATTCCCAGGGAAAAAATAAAACCTCTATCAGAAATGACCCTTGAGGAACGCTTTGAGATTGATCCTCAGCTCAAAAAGGCTTTTGAACTGTTAAAGCAAGGGGAGGTGCCTTCCCTCCTTAAGATGGCCGGGACAGCCAAATAATGGCGACCCGCAACACGGGTAAGTCACAGTCATCACCCCGGTCGCGCCCCAAGTCCCGGAAAACTTCCGCCTCAAAAACCCGGACACCATCCAAGGCAAAGTCGCGCCCCAAGACCAAGACCCAAACAAAGAAAAAGAAAAGTTCCCCGTCCTCCGGCGGGAGGGAAACCCTGTGGACCCGGATGCGGTCGAACCTGTCCTTCCTCGGCCTGGGCCTTACGGTCGGGGTGCTGGGTGCGGTCCTGATCCTGTACTTTATCGGAGCATTTAAGACGCCGCTTTGGTGGAAGCCCGCTGCTCCCCCTACCCCGCAAGAAACCCGAACCAATCAACCCAGAGTTATAACGACCGGCCCGAAGGTCTATGAAGAACACAACCGTCTGGATCTGCAGATCAAGAAGATAGACCAGGCCCTGTACCGGGTTTTAAAGGTTCTCAAGGTTCCGGAAAAGGATATCCATTTTGTGGAGCTTACCCAGAAAAGGACCGGGAACTCGGAATGGCATCATGCCACCATTGAAGTCCTTCTGCCAGCCAGAGTCGAGACCGAGCGCCTGACAAAGGATTTCAGGCTGGCCCTGCATCAACTTTCGCTCGACCCGACGCCCCGGATGAGCGTCAACCGGCAGAAACAGACCACACGGGTCAAGGTTTTTTTTAACGGCTTACTGACTCACACCATGCTCTTTCGAACGCCAGGCGAGGCGGAATCGTTTCCTCGGCCCGGCCCGCCGCCGACCCCTGTGCGGCCGCGGCCAAAGGTGGCCATTATCATTGACGATCTTGGCATGGACCTGAATCAGGCGCACTGCTTTCTCGACTTAAAGACCCCCTTGGCTTTATCCATTCTGCCTTACCAGCAGTACTCTCGGAAGGTGGCCCAGGCGGCTCACAAGAAGGGACGGGTGGTCATGCTCCACCTGCCTATGGAACCGGCTCAATATCCCCTGGTCAATCCGGGTAAGGGCGCCCTGCTTTGGTCCATGAGCCGTGAGGAGATCGAGGCTCGCGTGCGGGAAGCCATTGAGGATGTGCCATTTGTCGTCGGGGTGAACAATCATATGGGCTCACGGTTTACCGAGGATGCCGACCGTATGGGCTGGGTCCTTAAAGAAATCAAAAAACATGATCTCTATTTCCTGGATAGCCGAACCAGTATCCGGTCCCAGGGTTATGCCATGGCCAGGAGTTTGGGGGTTAGGACCGCGGAACGCACCGTGTTTTTGGACAATGTTCAGGAGGCCAAAGCCATCCGCATTCAGATCAGGCGTCTGGTGGCCCTGGCCCGTCAGTGTGGCCAGGCCATTGCCATCGGTCACCCCTATCCCATCACTTGTCAAGTTTTAAAAAACGAGTACAATTACCTTAAATCACAGGTAGAATTGGTGCCTGTCACCAGTCTGCTCCGATAAGAGAAGAATATGAACGATGACATGGATGAAGCGCTACCGGCCCGGTTACCAGACGCATCGCCCACCTTCCAACGCCCTGACAGGCCGAGGTTTCTAACAGAGATCACCTTTGACCGTTTCGACCTGCCTTCAGAGGTCCTGCACGGGATTGCGGATGCTGGCTTTACTTTTTGCACTCCGATTCAAGCCCAGGTTTTGCCCGTGGGCCTGGAGGGGCGGGATGTAGCCGGGCAGGCGCAGACCGGCACAGGGAAGACGGCTTCCTTCCTGGTGCCTGTCCTTACCCGGCTTTTGAGTCAGGCTGGTCATGGCGCTGGTCTGCCTGCGGCCCTGATCATTGCCCCCACCCGCGAACTGGCCCTTCAAATCTATGAGGATGCAAAGATTCTCAGCCGGCACACCGGTCTGGGCCTGGCCCTGGTCATCGGTGGAATTGATTATCAGAAGCAGGCCAACACCTTGCGGCAGGGGGCGGATATCGTTATCGGCACACCCGGCCGAATCATTGATTACATCAAGCAGCGCATCCTTAAGACTAGACACATCAGCCAACTGGTCATTGATGAAGCTGACCGGCTGATGGACATGGGTTTTATTAAAGACCTGCGTTATATTCTGCGGAAGCTGCCTTCATATGAAAAACGCCAGTCCATGCTTTTTTCGGCAACCTTGTCCTATCGCGTTCTCGAACTGACCTATGACTACATGAA
Proteins encoded:
- the ftsE gene encoding cell division ATP-binding protein FtsE, producing the protein MIQLYHLTKVYPGGKVALDDISFKVAKGEFIFIAGPSGAGKTTLVKLIMCEEKATRGQILVDRLNLQRIHPNKIPYLRRKIGVVFQDFKLISTRTVFQNVALRLEAQGERRNFINKKVRVILKNVGLDGLGEAHPPQLSGGEQQRVAIARAMVGDPLILLADEPTGNLDIDLSRNILELLLQINKGGTTVLMATHNQGILQETNQRIIRLDRGRLVA
- a CDS encoding ABC transporter permease; protein product: MHKLIYFTRIAFSNTAQNLFVSVVSVGTLSLALLTLSAFVLIYANVQSLIKASTQDLSVSVYLADGVSPARLAKLKNSLSEMPQTVSLSYISKSQALADLKRRFGTYGNLLDGLEENPLPASLELELKPEYRSQEQIKALIERLRSFNGVTDVDYAWEWADKLSGLLNFLKLCGFIIGGLLFLATVFIVSNTIKLTLYSRQEEIYIMRLIGATEGFIKAPFFIEGFLQGLVGGLLALVTLFLIFSLLVSRIKFPLGLSAVHLTFLSSAVSWALVGSGIFLGVLGSVVSLRRFLR
- a CDS encoding peptidoglycan DD-metalloendopeptidase family protein, with translation MRTRLNSVIIMILFIMALLLSGPSYGIQAELEDEKQGLKEVKEAERRLLDELDELTRRVEGIETSLAQIQDEIVQLKKLLPLGKKELQALERSQARQKDFLYRRLRVIYRLREGGVMQILFNASSIPDFLHRYRYLASIIAHDESALREYDRRRQRIKAKMNQIKLQEIRLKQLLADLRADKKRLIQVQNQKTAFLMKVHQRKQTYLALIRAREASRERLIKEVIIRPKEDVSSLPSASIPASRPAEKLGSRQWPDFAALKGKLPRPVGGRIKDHFGRNPGLFGTYTTRHGVTILASSGRPVKAVARGEVIFASWLKGYGNVVIINHGRRYYTLTAGITRVKAEVGQWVNQGDYLGLVPYGGKKNKKGIYLEIRHRGKALNPGVWLGSTLAAQEKVREK
- a CDS encoding S41 family peptidase, translated to MRHKTSIRTILLSFIILGIIIFPLGPAVADNREDVYAKIKILSRVLYEIQERFVEEKEAEELIYGAIKGMVQTLDPHSSFLTPSEFKDLQMETRGSFTGVGTEITLRDGVLTVVAPIDGTPAYRAGIQSGDAIIKIDGKPTKNMTLREAVKLIRGPRGTTVVLTVTRKSESKPLDIAIVRDVIPLRSVRFETLEQGYGYMRISNFQAKTTTEARKALIKLQSGPVPLKGLIMDLRSNPGGLLDQAVKVADLFLKNGLIVYTKGRSKHQNMKFKAKKSIVVEDYPIVLMVNEGSASASEILAGALQDHKRALILGARTFGKASVQTIISFSDGSGLRLTTARYYTPSGRSIQAEGIAPDVTVASRFKGKVIREKDLKKHLKGEHEMEAEKADKPAESEVEEEAAPKEKPIPREKIKPLSEMTLEERFEIDPQLKKAFELLKQGEVPSLLKMAGTAK
- a CDS encoding divergent polysaccharide deacetylase family protein; amino-acid sequence: MATRNTGKSQSSPRSRPKSRKTSASKTRTPSKAKSRPKTKTQTKKKKSSPSSGGRETLWTRMRSNLSFLGLGLTVGVLGAVLILYFIGAFKTPLWWKPAAPPTPQETRTNQPRVITTGPKVYEEHNRLDLQIKKIDQALYRVLKVLKVPEKDIHFVELTQKRTGNSEWHHATIEVLLPARVETERLTKDFRLALHQLSLDPTPRMSVNRQKQTTRVKVFFNGLLTHTMLFRTPGEAESFPRPGPPPTPVRPRPKVAIIIDDLGMDLNQAHCFLDLKTPLALSILPYQQYSRKVAQAAHKKGRVVMLHLPMEPAQYPLVNPGKGALLWSMSREEIEARVREAIEDVPFVVGVNNHMGSRFTEDADRMGWVLKEIKKHDLYFLDSRTSIRSQGYAMARSLGVRTAERTVFLDNVQEAKAIRIQIRRLVALARQCGQAIAIGHPYPITCQVLKNEYNYLKSQVELVPVTSLLR